A genomic region of Methanothermobacter thermautotrophicus str. Delta H contains the following coding sequences:
- a CDS encoding ATP-binding protein codes for MLDLRQYSWFYPTTLLPLFHLKKTKSLRCELHPGVKHYFEVMEQGNPGKGKTYIPFVELLHDRSERDPLKYVYDLLDKSYGGKDALCFLLSELTDNIYQHSKFTSAYILAQKYPKKGFIEICFLDDGVSIPQNFENHDYYFEYDSEAIIQAINGKSTKVTYPGDPERGYGLNNILKIFVEGGKGELLVVSRKGAFYKSQDAKMYELGNEFQGTLVSLRIHEGKLNIYKYI; via the coding sequence ATGCTGGATCTAAGACAGTATTCCTGGTTCTATCCGACTACTCTTCTTCCCCTTTTCCATTTGAAGAAAACAAAATCTTTGAGGTGTGAGTTACATCCGGGTGTGAAGCATTATTTTGAGGTTATGGAACAGGGAAATCCTGGCAAAGGAAAAACATACATTCCCTTCGTTGAACTATTACATGACAGATCCGAAAGGGATCCTCTCAAATACGTATATGATTTGTTAGATAAAAGTTATGGTGGGAAGGATGCTTTATGCTTTTTGCTCTCCGAGTTGACCGATAATATTTATCAGCATTCAAAATTCACCTCAGCTTATATTCTGGCGCAAAAATATCCTAAGAAAGGTTTCATTGAGATATGTTTTCTTGATGATGGTGTAAGCATACCTCAGAATTTTGAGAATCATGATTATTACTTTGAATATGACTCTGAAGCAATAATACAAGCTATAAATGGAAAATCCACTAAAGTTACTTACCCTGGAGATCCTGAAAGAGGTTATGGTCTTAATAACATACTTAAAATATTTGTTGAGGGTGGGAAAGGCGAACTATTAGTGGTGTCTAGAAAGGGGGCTTTTTATAAATCTCAGGATGCTAAGATGTATGAGTTAGGTAATGAGTTTCAAGGGACATTAGTCAGCCT
- a CDS encoding BREX system ATP-binding domain-containing protein — MDAERIINALKNGNVPPDGVGEICVGREREIEEFDKILGKVKEGAAITRFLNGEFGSGKSFFLKLLEGRALADNFVVAKVTLSRDVPFNKFEVVYRNIVASLRCKTGVSLEHIIEKWITQLRMMSLRETTDPYQQERIVLDNISSDLNEVRKHSTTFAAAIENYYKLSARGDKETARYAMGWLSGEKNIPFTIKRQFGVKGDIDRENAFKYLEALSSFLRALKYSGLIILIDEAEHIMTLHTKKLRDTAYDYMRFIYDECSIGRFQNTLFIFAGTPEFFEDPKLGVPSYTALNERIEDAIKTEFKDLRKPIIRLDGFRRENLHELSERLIAMHEEVYGWEANPVRESLDGIISRHEANAELTGYISPRNFVKSFISVLDVVQQNPELRGEAEILDLFEEKEMEFEEDEDWV; from the coding sequence ATGGACGCAGAAAGGATTATAAACGCCCTTAAAAATGGTAACGTCCCCCCGGATGGTGTGGGTGAGATATGCGTTGGTCGTGAGAGGGAGATTGAGGAGTTCGACAAGATCCTCGGCAAGGTGAAGGAGGGAGCTGCCATAACAAGGTTCCTCAATGGAGAGTTCGGGTCGGGGAAGTCGTTCTTCCTGAAATTACTCGAAGGGAGGGCCCTGGCAGATAACTTCGTCGTGGCGAAGGTAACCCTCAGCCGTGACGTTCCCTTCAACAAGTTTGAGGTTGTATACAGGAATATCGTGGCTTCACTCCGCTGCAAGACCGGCGTATCCCTTGAGCATATAATCGAAAAATGGATCACACAGCTCCGGATGATGTCCCTAAGGGAGACCACGGACCCCTACCAGCAGGAGAGGATTGTGCTGGACAACATCAGCAGTGACCTGAATGAGGTCCGGAAACATTCAACCACCTTCGCAGCTGCAATCGAGAACTACTACAAACTTTCAGCCAGGGGTGACAAGGAGACAGCAAGGTACGCCATGGGCTGGCTCAGCGGAGAGAAGAACATCCCCTTCACCATAAAGAGGCAGTTCGGGGTCAAGGGGGACATTGACAGGGAGAACGCCTTCAAGTACCTGGAGGCCCTCTCATCGTTCCTCAGGGCACTGAAGTATTCGGGGCTGATTATACTCATCGACGAGGCAGAGCACATAATGACCCTCCACACCAAGAAGCTCAGGGACACGGCCTACGATTACATGAGGTTCATATACGATGAGTGCAGCATTGGAAGATTCCAGAACACCCTCTTCATATTTGCAGGCACACCCGAGTTCTTCGAGGACCCGAAGCTTGGAGTGCCATCCTACACAGCCCTCAATGAGAGGATAGAGGACGCCATCAAAACAGAATTCAAGGACCTCAGAAAACCCATCATCAGACTTGACGGTTTCAGGAGGGAGAACCTCCATGAGCTCTCCGAGAGACTCATAGCCATGCACGAGGAGGTCTATGGATGGGAGGCCAACCCTGTGAGGGAATCCCTCGATGGCATAATCTCAAGGCATGAGGCCAACGCTGAACTGACAGGTTACATCTCCCCCAGGAACTTTGTCAAGTCATTCATAAGTGTCCTGGATGTTGTACAGCAGAACCCTGAACTCCGTGGCGAGGCCGAAATCCTGGATCTCTTCGAGGAGAAGGAGATGGAATTTGAGGAGGATGAGGACTGGGTCTAG
- a CDS encoding MATE family efflux transporter, producing the protein MSEGIEIIRGDPRRALIKLSGPLIVAMLLTSIYNLVDAVWVAGLGGEALAAIGFVTPIYMILVGLSNGLGAGAASSVSRCLGAGDEEGMNNSASHTIIITLAVSIILTVIIEILLRDILLSLGAAGALKPAMEYGSVVFAGTLFTLFPGAAYGILRSEGDARRPMYAMGLSAVLNMVLDPILIYTAGWGIAGAAWATVISQLLVSLLIIYWFLAGRTFTSIGWSHFRADRGVVWSILSVTIPASAEFLVMSMVTALLNWILTSVAGTSAVAVYSAGWRIVMLAIVPVISVATALVSVSGVAYGSRNFENLEVAHGYSIRLGLLIAGATAALTFVLAPWIAWIFSYSQASSHLAPRITGFLRVICLFYIFLPPGIMSGSIFQGAGRGMTSLMLSVIRQVLLVAVFAYLLAVTLGLGEVGVWWGVVAGDIGGSLVAYLWARLFIGRLRRYAA; encoded by the coding sequence GTGAGCGAGGGAATCGAAATCATAAGGGGAGACCCCAGGAGGGCCCTCATCAAACTATCAGGGCCACTCATAGTTGCAATGCTCCTCACATCCATCTACAACCTCGTGGACGCGGTATGGGTGGCAGGCCTTGGAGGCGAGGCCCTCGCAGCCATAGGATTCGTTACACCCATCTACATGATCCTCGTGGGCCTCTCCAACGGCCTAGGCGCCGGGGCAGCATCATCGGTCTCAAGGTGCCTGGGTGCCGGTGATGAGGAGGGAATGAACAACAGCGCATCCCACACAATCATCATCACACTGGCGGTCTCAATAATCCTGACGGTGATAATCGAGATCCTCCTGAGGGACATCCTCCTCTCCCTGGGCGCCGCCGGGGCCCTGAAACCGGCAATGGAGTACGGTAGTGTGGTCTTTGCGGGTACCCTCTTCACCCTCTTCCCCGGGGCTGCCTACGGTATACTGAGGTCTGAGGGTGATGCCAGGAGGCCCATGTATGCCATGGGTTTATCAGCTGTCCTCAACATGGTCCTGGACCCCATCCTCATCTACACGGCGGGCTGGGGGATAGCAGGGGCGGCCTGGGCCACGGTGATATCACAGCTCCTGGTGTCGCTCCTCATAATCTACTGGTTCCTCGCAGGGAGGACCTTCACCTCCATAGGCTGGAGCCACTTCAGGGCCGACCGGGGGGTCGTCTGGTCCATCCTCTCGGTCACCATACCCGCAAGTGCCGAGTTCCTGGTCATGTCCATGGTAACAGCCCTCCTCAACTGGATACTCACATCTGTGGCCGGGACCTCGGCGGTGGCTGTATACTCCGCAGGGTGGAGGATAGTGATGCTCGCCATAGTCCCGGTGATATCGGTGGCAACAGCCCTTGTGAGCGTATCTGGCGTGGCATACGGGTCAAGGAACTTCGAAAACCTGGAGGTGGCCCACGGTTACTCAATAAGGCTGGGCCTCCTGATAGCGGGGGCCACGGCGGCCCTCACATTCGTCCTGGCGCCATGGATAGCCTGGATATTCTCCTACTCCCAGGCATCATCCCATCTGGCCCCGAGGATAACCGGGTTCCTGAGGGTCATATGCCTCTTCTACATCTTCCTGCCCCCGGGTATAATGTCAGGGTCCATATTCCAGGGCGCGGGGCGCGGGATGACGTCCCTCATGCTCTCGGTGATAAGGCAGGTCCTCCTGGTCGCGGTCTTCGCATACCTCCTCGCCGTGACCCTGGGCCTCGGTGAGGTTGGTGTCTGGTGGGGTGTCGTTGCAGGTGACATCGGGGGTAGCCTGGTGGCCTACCTGTGGGCCAGACTCTTCATCGGGAGGCTCCGGAGGTACGCTGCCTGA
- a CDS encoding DEAD/DEAH box helicase, with product MSAESLNPRLRHFLANRLGWRSLRDVQKSALEAIGRGEDTLIVAPTASGKTEAALIPVFNSILSEGLPPVSMLYVSPLKALINDMHSRLELWGNHFNLEVMKWHGDVPANRKRRFIKNPSDILLITPESLEVMMINRSRAEKERILGNLRYIIVDEIHQFIEADRGVQLNSLLARLERYTGVRPQRIGLSATVGNPEEVLNWMSPSGAVVRDTAERKLQYRIFELNHHKLIEVLRRFTGKKVLIFVPSRRDAEKYYNIIRKCLDVDVFIHHSSINRDSREEAEERFRSVSAAFMVNTSTLELGIDVGDIDVVIHIRSPTSVNRFLQRTGRSGRRRGLQRTIIFQEKEALTALSVASLALSGRLEDLRIPVRPLDIYFHQILSSVFELEKPTPGDIYRGLGRAHVFSDLDADDFRHLVEFMVENDFLRVHGPYIHHGFNFEKTFGKMNFLEFYTVFPPNYEFTVKHRTKVIGSLDSFFVVTYLKVGRGFILGGEKWVVKDIDHERFIVRVKPCTRDAEIPDWSSGGAPTTFEVARHVYDILLGDFDRGLLRWLDPGSQARVQSCMEMASAEGLDHGMIPVRIGERIEINTFAGERVNALISDVFRLEHGVHGISNSAFTSSFSARLDYHDIESTLRDIPAIISEEDFLLRLEDNLDRFVKNKFIEHLPGDVAAHMRYSLLYRPDELLRLLRDNGPVEVHDFKL from the coding sequence ATGTCTGCAGAATCCCTGAACCCCCGCCTCAGGCACTTCCTCGCAAACAGGCTCGGGTGGAGGAGCCTGCGGGATGTGCAGAAATCCGCCCTTGAAGCCATAGGGAGGGGCGAGGACACCCTCATAGTGGCACCCACTGCATCGGGTAAGACAGAGGCGGCTTTAATCCCGGTATTCAACTCCATACTCAGCGAGGGCCTTCCACCGGTCAGCATGCTCTATGTATCACCCCTCAAGGCCCTCATAAATGACATGCACAGCCGCCTTGAACTGTGGGGCAACCACTTCAACCTGGAGGTCATGAAGTGGCACGGTGACGTACCGGCAAACAGGAAGAGGAGGTTCATTAAGAACCCATCAGACATCCTCCTCATAACACCCGAGTCCCTTGAGGTCATGATGATCAACAGGAGCCGGGCCGAGAAGGAGAGGATCCTTGGAAACCTCCGCTACATCATCGTGGATGAGATACACCAGTTCATAGAGGCTGACAGGGGTGTTCAGCTGAACTCCCTCCTGGCAAGGCTTGAGAGGTACACAGGGGTGAGGCCCCAGCGGATAGGCCTCTCTGCAACCGTAGGAAACCCTGAAGAGGTTCTGAACTGGATGAGCCCATCCGGAGCTGTTGTGAGGGATACTGCCGAGAGGAAGCTCCAGTACAGGATATTCGAGTTAAATCACCATAAACTGATTGAGGTGCTGAGGAGGTTCACAGGGAAGAAGGTCCTCATATTTGTACCCTCACGCAGGGACGCCGAGAAGTACTACAACATCATAAGGAAGTGCCTGGATGTTGATGTCTTCATCCACCACTCATCCATTAACCGGGACTCAAGGGAGGAGGCCGAGGAGAGGTTCAGGTCAGTATCAGCGGCCTTCATGGTGAACACCAGCACCCTCGAACTGGGTATAGACGTGGGTGACATCGACGTGGTGATCCACATAAGGAGCCCCACCAGCGTGAACAGGTTCCTCCAGAGGACCGGGAGGAGCGGCAGAAGGAGGGGCCTTCAGAGGACCATAATATTCCAGGAGAAGGAGGCTCTAACAGCCCTCTCAGTGGCGTCCCTGGCCCTATCAGGGAGGCTTGAGGATCTGAGGATCCCGGTGAGGCCCCTTGACATATACTTCCACCAGATCCTCAGCTCGGTATTTGAACTTGAGAAGCCCACTCCAGGGGATATCTACAGGGGACTTGGCAGGGCACATGTATTCTCGGATCTGGATGCCGACGACTTCAGGCACCTGGTTGAATTCATGGTGGAGAACGACTTCCTCAGGGTCCATGGCCCCTACATCCACCATGGATTCAACTTCGAGAAGACCTTCGGTAAGATGAACTTCCTGGAGTTCTACACGGTCTTCCCACCCAACTATGAGTTCACAGTTAAACACCGCACAAAGGTCATAGGCTCCCTTGACTCCTTCTTTGTCGTCACCTACCTCAAGGTGGGCAGGGGATTCATACTGGGTGGTGAGAAGTGGGTGGTGAAGGATATAGACCATGAAAGGTTCATCGTGAGGGTCAAACCCTGCACCAGGGATGCTGAAATACCTGACTGGAGCAGTGGAGGCGCCCCCACCACCTTTGAGGTTGCAAGGCACGTCTACGATATACTCCTCGGGGACTTCGACAGGGGCCTCCTGAGGTGGCTCGACCCGGGATCACAGGCCCGGGTCCAGTCGTGCATGGAGATGGCCTCAGCTGAGGGTCTGGACCATGGCATGATCCCGGTGCGTATCGGGGAGAGGATAGAAATCAACACCTTCGCCGGGGAGAGGGTTAACGCCCTCATCTCCGATGTGTTCCGCCTTGAGCACGGGGTCCACGGTATCAGTAACAGTGCCTTCACCTCATCCTTCAGTGCCAGACTTGATTACCATGACATTGAATCCACCCTCCGGGATATACCAGCCATCATCTCAGAGGAGGACTTCCTCCTCAGATTGGAGGATAACCTTGACAGGTTTGTTAAGAACAAGTTCATAGAGCACCTCCCCGGGGACGTGGCCGCACATATGAGGTACAGCCTCCTCTACAGGCCCGATGAACTGCTCAGGCTCCTCCGGGATAATGGACCCGTGGAGGTCCATGACTTCAAACTCTAG
- a CDS encoding MarR family transcriptional regulator, producing the protein MDRDIPLKGLLSIILRSHRVFIGRELGHLNLTDAQVACLLRIHREPGIKQDELATFFHVDKGTIARTLRRLEESGFIEREQDPENRRRYILEVTRRGEEIIPLILKVEERWEDLLFRDFTEDERKLFRKMCRRLAEEAVRMRGEWR; encoded by the coding sequence ATGGACAGGGACATACCACTCAAGGGACTCCTCTCAATAATCCTCAGGAGTCACAGGGTCTTCATCGGGAGGGAGCTGGGACACCTGAACCTCACAGACGCCCAGGTGGCATGCCTCCTGAGGATCCACAGGGAACCAGGGATAAAACAGGATGAACTCGCCACCTTCTTCCACGTGGACAAGGGAACCATAGCAAGGACCCTGAGGCGCCTGGAGGAGAGCGGATTCATTGAGAGAGAGCAGGACCCGGAGAACAGGCGCAGGTACATCCTGGAGGTAACCAGGAGGGGCGAGGAAATCATCCCCCTCATACTGAAGGTTGAGGAGCGCTGGGAGGACCTCCTCTTCAGAGACTTCACAGAGGATGAGAGGAAACTCTTCAGGAAGATGTGCCGGAGACTGGCAGAGGAGGCAGTCAGGATGAGGGGTGAGTGGAGGTGA